The following proteins are encoded in a genomic region of Maribacter hydrothermalis:
- a CDS encoding GntR family transcriptional regulator yields the protein MVSLPEEIFQETYGKVKKLIVTKKLEPGQLITQHRLSHTLNIKDDTIPVVLLQLQEESLLVGNLQSGLTVRELCDREISEMFECRMALETMTVKLFTRNAPQSKIDDLRNLLVPFENGPQNAYVFHKIDRYFHEFIAKNCGNRRMYELFKNAKILAFMDLIGLVRPLKIIMQEHLNIVSAMHHRDEEMAIKAIQVHLKNTIKSHS from the coding sequence ATGGTCAGCCTTCCAGAAGAAATATTTCAAGAAACATACGGGAAAGTAAAAAAATTGATTGTTACCAAAAAATTGGAACCAGGACAATTAATTACGCAACACAGATTATCACATACCTTAAATATTAAGGATGATACTATACCTGTAGTATTGTTACAGTTACAAGAAGAGTCATTGTTGGTGGGTAATTTACAAAGCGGTTTAACCGTACGTGAGTTATGTGATAGGGAAATTTCTGAAATGTTCGAGTGTAGAATGGCCTTGGAAACTATGACCGTAAAGCTTTTTACGCGTAATGCACCTCAGTCAAAAATAGATGATTTACGAAATTTGCTGGTCCCGTTTGAAAATGGACCTCAAAACGCATATGTATTTCATAAAATTGACCGTTATTTTCATGAGTTTATTGCAAAAAACTGTGGAAACAGAAGGATGTACGAATTATTTAAAAATGCGAAAATTTTGGCATTTATGGATTTAATTGGCCTAGTAAGGCCGTTAAAAATTATAATGCAAGAGCATTTAAATATTGTATCGGCAATGCATCATAGGGATGAAGAAATGGCAATTAAAGCAATACAGGTGCATCTTAAAAACACTATAAAATCACATAGTTAA
- a CDS encoding acyl-CoA thioesterase, translating into MFFKDFEIRWSDVDANRHLANSAYINYMSHTRMAYLLELGFDHRTMATQQIGPVVFYEHVYYFKEAFPGKPIKVSLEIMGLSEDCMFFEFHHNFYNHKGENIARCEMMGAWMDLKTRKLTGLTNEFLHTFSSMEKAEGFKVLTKEDSRKFAKIPKNL; encoded by the coding sequence ATGTTTTTTAAGGATTTTGAAATTAGATGGAGCGATGTAGATGCAAATCGCCACTTGGCAAATTCTGCGTATATAAATTATATGAGTCACACCCGAATGGCCTATTTGCTAGAACTAGGTTTTGACCATAGAACTATGGCAACTCAGCAAATTGGGCCGGTAGTATTTTATGAGCACGTTTATTATTTTAAGGAAGCTTTTCCAGGAAAACCAATTAAGGTTTCTTTGGAAATAATGGGTTTAAGTGAAGATTGTATGTTCTTTGAGTTTCATCATAACTTTTATAATCACAAAGGCGAGAATATAGCCCGTTGTGAAATGATGGGCGCTTGGATGGATCTTAAAACGCGTAAACTTACAGGGTTAACCAATGAGTTTTTACATACTTTCAGTAGTATGGAAAAGGCAGAAGGCTTTAAGGTGCTTACCAAAGAAGATTCAAGAAAATTTGCTAAAATACCTAAGAATCTTTAA
- a CDS encoding NAD(P)H-dependent flavin oxidoreductase: protein MSNKPTFIKELSLPVVAAPMFLISGPQLVIECCKNGIVGTFPALNQRTSEGFEEWLIEIKSSLKQFEEQTGKKAAPFGVNLIVHQTNPRLEADVKLCIKHKVPLIITSLGAVTEVVDAIHSYGGLVFHDIIKKRHGEKAAEAGVDGLILVAAGAGGHAGTINPMPLVAEIKKFFHKTILLSGCISTGRDIASALQMGADLAYMGTRFINTNESKATPEYRQMIIDAGASDVVYTASISGVHANFLGASLKAAGITEDDLKKDVKIDFGKELNTEAKAWKTIWSAGQGSALIDDSVPVAELVSHLKTEFKDAVEEQIKILETYPK from the coding sequence ATGTCCAATAAACCCACTTTCATTAAAGAACTATCACTACCTGTAGTTGCTGCACCTATGTTCTTAATTTCAGGACCGCAATTGGTAATAGAATGTTGTAAAAATGGCATAGTTGGGACTTTTCCTGCCCTAAACCAAAGAACTAGTGAAGGATTTGAAGAATGGTTAATTGAAATTAAATCTTCATTAAAACAATTTGAAGAACAGACAGGTAAAAAAGCCGCACCGTTTGGTGTAAACTTAATTGTACACCAAACTAATCCAAGATTAGAGGCAGATGTCAAATTATGTATTAAACATAAAGTTCCACTAATAATAACATCATTAGGTGCTGTAACAGAAGTGGTTGATGCCATACATAGTTATGGTGGGCTGGTTTTTCATGATATTATTAAAAAACGGCATGGCGAGAAGGCAGCGGAAGCAGGCGTAGACGGGTTAATTCTTGTTGCTGCCGGCGCCGGTGGCCATGCCGGGACTATAAACCCAATGCCTTTAGTTGCTGAAATAAAGAAGTTTTTCCATAAAACTATTCTATTATCTGGTTGTATCAGTACTGGTAGAGACATAGCATCTGCCCTGCAAATGGGCGCAGACCTTGCCTATATGGGCACTCGTTTCATAAATACAAATGAAAGTAAGGCCACTCCTGAATATCGCCAAATGATTATTGATGCAGGAGCAAGCGATGTGGTTTATACAGCATCTATTTCTGGTGTACATGCCAACTTTCTTGGTGCTAGTTTAAAGGCAGCTGGCATTACTGAAGATGATCTTAAAAAGGATGTAAAAATAGATTTTGGAAAAGAATTGAATACCGAGGCTAAAGCATGGAAAACCATTTGGTCTGCTGGGCAAGGTTCTGCTTTAATTGATGATTCTGTACCAGTAGCAGAGCTGGTTTCCCATTTAAAAACTGAATTTAAGGATGCTGTTGAAGAGCAAATTAAAATATTAGAAACGTATCCAAAGTAA
- a CDS encoding YheT family hydrolase, whose translation MPIINSTYNPPFLFKSGHISTIYSGLLRKVENLDQIRIRINLPDTDYLDLDWSYSKTSSKKLVLIIHGLEGSSKRAYIKGSAKALTESGFDVCAINLRGCSGTMNNLYRSYHSGATEDLHAVISYVLQLDQYPSIFLHGFSLGGNLLLKYLGEQRELPKEIIGAVAISVPCQLADSLHHLLQFKNILYAKRFKGNLIKKLKLKQQLFPDHISDTDIEAIKTLKDFDDFYTSKAHGFTDAMDYYKKSSSLQFLEAINIPTLIINAKNDSFLGKECYPIAIADQHKYLFLEIPKYGGHVGFYGPNNYTYSEKRTIEFLTAIK comes from the coding sequence ATGCCCATAATCAACTCAACATACAATCCACCGTTTCTGTTTAAAAGCGGCCACATATCTACTATTTACTCAGGGTTACTTAGAAAAGTTGAAAATCTGGACCAAATACGTATTAGAATCAATTTGCCAGACACTGATTATTTGGATCTGGATTGGAGTTATTCCAAAACTTCTTCTAAAAAATTAGTTCTTATCATTCATGGTCTCGAAGGCAGTTCTAAAAGGGCTTATATTAAAGGAAGTGCAAAAGCACTTACAGAATCGGGTTTCGATGTTTGCGCCATTAATTTAAGAGGTTGCAGCGGCACAATGAATAATCTATATCGTTCTTACCATTCTGGCGCAACAGAAGATTTACATGCTGTTATAAGTTATGTATTACAACTGGACCAATACCCTTCTATATTTCTTCATGGGTTTAGTCTGGGCGGTAACCTTTTATTAAAGTATTTAGGCGAGCAACGAGAATTACCAAAAGAAATAATAGGCGCCGTTGCCATATCAGTTCCATGCCAATTAGCAGATTCCCTTCATCATTTATTACAATTTAAAAATATCTTATACGCCAAAAGGTTCAAAGGAAATCTTATAAAGAAATTGAAATTAAAACAACAGTTATTTCCCGATCATATTTCGGATACCGATATAGAAGCCATTAAAACCCTTAAAGATTTTGATGATTTTTATACTAGTAAAGCACATGGTTTTACTGATGCCATGGATTACTATAAAAAAAGTAGCAGTCTTCAATTTCTTGAAGCAATTAACATACCTACCTTAATTATTAATGCTAAAAATGACTCTTTTTTAGGAAAGGAATGCTACCCTATAGCCATTGCCGACCAACATAAATATCTGTTTCTAGAAATACCCAAGTATGGTGGTCATGTTGGTTTTTATGGCCCCAATAACTATACCTATTCTGAAAAAAGAACTATAGAATTCCTTACAGCTATTAAGTAG
- a CDS encoding c-type cytochrome, with the protein MRKLFTLVALSALIISCGEKKEEKKEGFEMNRTKKEVKAETSTEGVPVDLDNKGVGPITSLTFDDTVNADMAAAGKEKFQAICTACHMAEQRMIGPALKGVYERRSPEWVMNMILNPDKMLKEDPIAKALLKEYNNAIMLNQNLNEEEARNIAEYLRTL; encoded by the coding sequence ATGCGTAAATTATTCACTTTAGTAGCACTTAGCGCACTGATAATCAGCTGTGGTGAGAAAAAAGAAGAGAAAAAAGAAGGTTTTGAAATGAACAGAACCAAAAAAGAAGTTAAAGCAGAAACTTCTACCGAAGGAGTACCGGTTGACTTGGACAATAAAGGTGTTGGACCAATTACCAGTTTAACTTTCGACGATACTGTAAATGCAGATATGGCGGCTGCCGGCAAAGAGAAATTCCAGGCAATATGTACTGCTTGTCATATGGCGGAACAACGTATGATCGGCCCTGCTTTAAAAGGTGTTTACGAACGTAGAAGTCCAGAATGGGTAATGAATATGATTCTCAATCCTGATAAAATGTTGAAAGAAGACCCTATAGCTAAAGCATTATTAAAAGAATACAATAATGCAATTATGCTTAATCAGAATTTAAATGAAGAAGAGGCTCGTAATATTGCAGAATACTTACGTACGCTGTAA
- a CDS encoding DsbA family oxidoreductase, producing MQNDKIKIDIVSDVACPWCYVGKKRLEKAIQEWDGAEIEIEWHPFQLDPNIPKEGLDRDTYLTNKFGSVDGPLEMTKRLEESGKEEGINFNFGKKWLAVNTLPLHQLLHTAGEEGFKDALKERLMKAYFDENLHLNDVSVLSTIMAEYDWTSEKTEKILNDDSIAYTVKQEIAHYQHRGVNSVPFFIINDKFGISGAQPPAAFLEAFKQVAPLKIIATGESCDPSTGIC from the coding sequence ATGCAAAACGACAAAATAAAAATAGACATAGTTTCTGATGTTGCTTGCCCATGGTGTTATGTAGGTAAGAAAAGATTAGAAAAAGCAATACAAGAATGGGATGGTGCTGAAATAGAAATAGAATGGCACCCTTTTCAACTTGACCCAAATATTCCGAAAGAAGGATTAGATAGAGACACTTACCTTACCAATAAGTTTGGAAGTGTAGACGGTCCACTTGAAATGACCAAGCGTTTAGAAGAGAGTGGCAAGGAAGAAGGAATCAATTTTAATTTTGGAAAAAAATGGTTAGCGGTAAATACATTACCTCTTCATCAATTATTACATACAGCTGGTGAAGAAGGCTTTAAAGATGCGCTAAAAGAACGTCTTATGAAAGCATATTTTGATGAAAATCTTCATTTAAACGATGTTTCTGTTTTAAGTACTATTATGGCCGAATATGATTGGACATCAGAAAAAACAGAAAAAATTCTAAATGATGATTCCATTGCTTATACTGTTAAACAAGAAATTGCGCATTACCAGCATCGTGGTGTTAATAGCGTACCTTTCTTTATTATCAATGATAAGTTTGGTATTAGCGGCGCACAACCACCAGCTGCATTTTTAGAAGCTTTTAAACAAGTAGCTCCATTAAAAATTATAGCTACAGGAGAAAGTTGTGACCCATCTACTGGAATTTGCTAA